From Lawsonia intracellularis PHE/MN1-00, the proteins below share one genomic window:
- a CDS encoding histidine-type phosphatase, with translation MYNRVNFIIWLIATFFIVFFSIAEEVKAEERLIKMVILSRHGFRPPVETHEFLEEWSEKQWPYWPVKDGYLTQRGSVLISILWEGLHEDPWMKELFPRNICPDPQSIYVRSDTMERTQATAIAILNGFASGCDFQYRVLDTTEGDPLFTPLETGCCSLDFTKVIQEFNQQYGGVQTLRKDLEEPLKIVADVLGYCPEATCKKYGLSSECSVLDIPDTIILNKHNGVHLTGGLGISALSAALFFLELGEWPKGNLSGINVSQDIVKKVFPLQTKIFNAIHRIPEMATVKASGILKTITDALTNSDTDSDVNKAKLVIFVGHDTNIANIAGILSVDWDIPGYPSGATPPGGMLVFTLWETPNGNIVKAHYICQSLETVTTPSIYPQKIYKQQLYSVSPTTSKKVNKEPFEYSEKQFKEWVYRLVKKDCIIKETRPLISKRTLY, from the coding sequence ATGTATAATAGAGTTAATTTTATTATATGGTTAATAGCAACATTTTTTATAGTATTTTTTTCTATAGCTGAAGAGGTAAAGGCAGAAGAACGACTAATAAAAATGGTTATTCTTTCAAGACATGGATTTCGTCCTCCTGTAGAGACGCATGAATTTTTAGAAGAATGGTCAGAAAAACAATGGCCATATTGGCCTGTAAAAGATGGTTATCTCACTCAGCGTGGAAGTGTTCTTATTAGTATATTATGGGAGGGGTTACATGAAGACCCTTGGATGAAAGAATTGTTTCCACGTAATATATGTCCTGATCCTCAGTCAATTTATGTTAGATCTGATACTATGGAGCGTACTCAAGCTACAGCTATAGCAATTTTAAATGGTTTTGCCTCAGGCTGTGATTTTCAATACAGAGTACTAGATACTACAGAAGGGGATCCTTTGTTCACTCCTTTGGAGACTGGATGTTGTTCTTTGGATTTTACCAAAGTTATTCAAGAATTTAATCAACAATATGGGGGAGTCCAGACATTACGGAAAGATTTGGAAGAGCCTTTGAAGATAGTTGCAGATGTATTAGGATATTGTCCTGAAGCTACGTGTAAAAAGTATGGATTATCTTCTGAGTGTAGTGTTCTTGATATTCCTGATACAATTATTTTGAATAAACACAATGGGGTACATCTAACAGGGGGATTAGGTATTTCTGCTTTATCTGCTGCACTCTTTTTTCTTGAACTAGGAGAATGGCCTAAAGGTAATTTAAGTGGTATTAATGTTTCTCAAGATATAGTTAAGAAAGTTTTTCCTCTTCAAACAAAAATATTTAATGCAATACATCGGATACCAGAAATGGCTACAGTTAAAGCAAGTGGAATACTTAAAACAATAACAGATGCTCTAACTAACTCAGATACTGATTCTGACGTTAATAAAGCAAAGTTAGTCATATTTGTTGGCCATGATACTAATATTGCTAATATTGCTGGTATACTGTCTGTAGATTGGGATATTCCTGGGTATCCTTCTGGCGCAACTCCTCCTGGAGGTATGCTTGTTTTTACTTTATGGGAAACACCTAATGGGAATATAGTGAAAGCACATTATATTTGTCAGTCCTTAGAAACAGTAACAACACCTTCTATATATCCACAAAAAATTTATAAGCAGCAGTTGTACTCTGTTTCTCCAACAACGTCTAAAAAAGTCAATAAAGAACCTTTTGAATACAGTGAAAAACAATTTAAAGAATGGGTTTATCGTTTAGTTAAGAAAGACTGTATAATAAAAGAAACTAGACCATTAATATCAAAACGTACTTTATATTAA
- a CDS encoding hydrogenase small subunit, giving the protein MNYPPETQYEALEKRGVSRRDFLKFCSFAAVYLGLGPTGHLDIANAMENKPRLPVVWINGLSCSCCTESFIRSAHPLASDIVLSMISLDYQDTIMAAAGHQAAEVFEETITEYKGRYILAVEGNAPLADQGMACFQEGRPFLETLKRGAEGASAVICWGTCASWGCVQAAHPNPTRATPVPKLIHDKPIIRIPGCPPIPEVMSNVVAYILTYERLPELDSQKRPAMFYGKTVHDQCVRRAHFDAGQFVESWDDPAASLGYCLYKMGCKGPTTYNACPVTRWNDGVSYPIESGHGCIGCSENDFWDRGSFYDRITTIPQFGTNTTANTVGLAAVGAVGAAAATHAAISTAVHLKRKANAKVEEENAQPHTCCHSHQSTDNTTAHTCCSNSADEKTQNTTACCHSKNVMNSGNSNETTDS; this is encoded by the coding sequence ATGAACTACCCACCGGAAACTCAATATGAAGCATTGGAAAAACGAGGTGTTAGTCGTCGTGACTTTCTAAAATTTTGTTCCTTTGCAGCCGTTTATTTAGGCCTTGGCCCAACAGGACACCTAGACATAGCAAATGCAATGGAAAATAAACCTCGTCTTCCTGTTGTTTGGATAAACGGGTTATCATGTAGTTGTTGTACAGAATCTTTTATACGCTCAGCGCACCCTCTTGCTTCTGATATTGTCTTATCTATGATTTCATTAGACTATCAGGATACAATTATGGCTGCAGCAGGACATCAAGCCGCAGAAGTTTTTGAAGAAACAATCACAGAATATAAGGGTCGCTATATCCTTGCTGTTGAAGGAAATGCTCCTCTAGCTGACCAGGGTATGGCATGTTTTCAAGAAGGAAGACCTTTTCTTGAAACCCTCAAACGTGGTGCAGAAGGAGCAAGTGCTGTTATTTGTTGGGGAACTTGTGCCTCATGGGGATGTGTACAAGCTGCTCATCCTAATCCTACCCGTGCAACACCTGTACCTAAACTTATCCATGATAAACCTATTATCCGTATTCCAGGTTGTCCACCTATTCCTGAAGTAATGAGTAATGTTGTTGCATATATTCTTACCTATGAGAGACTTCCTGAACTTGACTCTCAAAAAAGACCAGCCATGTTTTACGGTAAAACCGTACATGATCAATGTGTTCGAAGAGCTCATTTTGATGCAGGTCAATTTGTAGAATCATGGGATGATCCTGCAGCTTCTCTTGGTTATTGCCTTTATAAAATGGGATGTAAAGGTCCAACAACGTATAATGCATGTCCTGTTACTCGATGGAATGATGGTGTGTCATATCCTATTGAATCTGGGCATGGCTGTATTGGCTGCTCTGAGAATGACTTTTGGGATAGAGGCTCATTCTATGATAGGATAACCACTATTCCACAATTTGGGACAAATACTACTGCAAATACAGTAGGGTTAGCTGCTGTTGGTGCTGTTGGTGCAGCTGCAGCAACACATGCTGCTATTAGCACTGCCGTACATTTAAAACGCAAAGCTAATGCAAAAGTTGAAGAAGAAAATGCTCAACCTCATACTTGCTGTCACTCTCATCAGTCAACAGATAATACAACTGCTCACACCTGTTGTAGTAACTCTGCTGATGAAAAAACACAAAATACTACAGCCTGCTGTCATAGTAAAAATGTAATGAACTCAGGTAATTCTAACGAAACTACTGATAGTTAA
- a CDS encoding nickel-dependent hydrogenase large subunit gives MSYQYSTQGYEVTDAGKRIVVDPITRIEGHLRCEVNINSSGIITNAVSSGTLFRGLEIILKNRDPRDAWAFAERICGVCTGTHALTSIYAVENALQIEVPANANFIRNMMQLALWCHDHIVHFYQLAGLDWIDVVSAAKGDPKKASELAQSISSWPMSSPGYFADIKKRLVDIIGSGQLGIFKNGYWGHPAYKLPPEANLMLVAHYIEALNMQKEVVKIHTIFGGKNPHPNWIVGGMPLALNLDAKGGADVINMERLEYVQRIINICKDFTSKVLMPDTIALGKFYPEWLSIGKGISHLSILSYGGFPTISNDFSNDSLLVPNGAIINGNFNEVHPVDLFAEDEVREEVSHSWYRYPNDITSLHPFEGETIPEFSVGPNTKGTETDIKELDERARYSWIKTPRWKGHMMEVGPLPRVLIAYYMKREETVTAVDEICRQLNVPVTHMCSTLGRIIARSHEAVWAAEKLQYFFDRLIANTKAGDLTVANTTKWEPSTWPKEAKGAGFTEAPRGALGHWVVIKDTKIDRYQCVVPTTWNAAPRSDSEQLGPYEAALMDTHLAEPEKPLELLRTIHSFDPCLACATHIIGPDGNEVLSVQCNTAGC, from the coding sequence ATGAGCTATCAATATAGCACTCAAGGATATGAAGTAACTGACGCAGGAAAACGTATTGTTGTTGATCCTATTACACGGATTGAAGGACACTTACGTTGTGAAGTTAATATTAACTCATCAGGAATAATTACAAATGCTGTTTCATCAGGAACTCTTTTTAGAGGGCTTGAAATTATTCTTAAAAATCGTGATCCTAGAGACGCTTGGGCCTTTGCAGAACGTATTTGTGGTGTTTGCACAGGAACTCATGCTCTAACCTCTATATATGCAGTAGAAAATGCTTTACAAATTGAAGTTCCAGCAAATGCAAACTTTATCCGCAATATGATGCAATTAGCACTATGGTGTCATGATCATATTGTACATTTTTATCAACTTGCAGGACTTGATTGGATTGATGTCGTTTCTGCAGCAAAAGGTGATCCTAAAAAAGCTTCTGAACTAGCTCAAAGTATCTCTTCTTGGCCAATGTCTTCTCCAGGTTATTTTGCTGACATCAAAAAACGTCTTGTAGATATTATTGGCTCTGGTCAATTAGGTATTTTCAAAAATGGGTATTGGGGTCACCCTGCTTACAAACTTCCACCAGAAGCAAATTTAATGCTTGTGGCACATTATATCGAAGCACTCAACATGCAAAAGGAAGTTGTAAAAATCCACACTATTTTTGGTGGTAAAAACCCTCATCCTAACTGGATTGTAGGTGGTATGCCTTTAGCTCTAAACTTAGATGCAAAAGGTGGTGCTGACGTTATAAATATGGAAAGATTGGAGTATGTCCAGCGTATTATCAATATTTGTAAAGACTTTACTTCAAAAGTACTTATGCCTGATACTATAGCACTTGGGAAATTTTATCCTGAATGGTTGTCTATTGGTAAGGGTATATCTCATCTATCTATACTTTCTTATGGTGGATTCCCAACAATTAGCAATGACTTTTCAAATGACAGCTTACTTGTTCCTAATGGAGCTATTATCAATGGTAACTTCAATGAAGTTCATCCTGTAGATCTTTTTGCAGAAGATGAAGTTCGAGAAGAAGTTAGTCATTCATGGTATCGTTATCCTAATGATATAACATCACTACATCCATTTGAAGGAGAAACCATTCCAGAATTTTCTGTTGGACCTAATACAAAAGGAACAGAAACTGATATTAAAGAACTGGATGAACGTGCACGCTATTCTTGGATAAAAACACCTCGTTGGAAAGGGCATATGATGGAAGTTGGCCCTCTACCTAGAGTGCTTATTGCATATTATATGAAGAGAGAAGAAACAGTCACAGCTGTTGATGAGATATGTCGGCAACTTAATGTTCCTGTCACACATATGTGTTCAACACTTGGACGTATTATTGCTCGTAGTCATGAAGCAGTATGGGCTGCTGAAAAACTTCAATACTTTTTTGATCGCCTTATAGCTAATACAAAGGCTGGTGATTTAACTGTAGCCAATACTACAAAATGGGAACCTAGTACATGGCCTAAAGAAGCTAAAGGCGCAGGTTTTACTGAAGCACCTCGTGGAGCTTTAGGGCATTGGGTTGTTATAAAAGACACAAAAATTGATCGCTATCAATGTGTAGTCCCTACTACTTGGAATGCTGCACCTCGAAGTGATAGTGAACAATTAGGTCCTTATGAAGCAGCACTAATGGATACACATCTTGCTGAACCAGAAAAACCTCTTGAGCTATTACGTACTATCCATAGCTTTGACCCTTGTCTAGCTTGTGCAACACATATTATTGGACCAGATGGAAATGAGGTACTAAGTGTCCAATGTAATACAGCTGGATGTTGA
- the cybH gene encoding Ni/Fe-hydrogenase, b-type cytochrome subunit, whose amino-acid sequence MEETPPPQKAKYIIELPVRIWHWSIVICIATLILTGYYIGYPWHSIDGHPTYLFLMGYMRIVHFSAGFILAIGIFLRLIYAFFGNNYSKQIFVIPIWQKSWWHGLIGDFRWYLFIDKTPHVHYDHNPLAQVGMFGCIFLIFFMTFTGMGMFIMSSDNPWLVHTFHWVLDVAYWVGGNGIDLHNWHRLGMLFIIAFIIIHLYMVIREEIMGNTTLVSAMFNGFKLVRLIKQPKKN is encoded by the coding sequence ATGGAAGAAACTCCACCACCACAAAAAGCTAAATATATTATTGAACTACCTGTTAGAATCTGGCACTGGAGTATTGTTATCTGTATTGCTACACTGATTCTTACAGGATACTATATTGGATATCCCTGGCACTCTATAGATGGACACCCAACCTATCTCTTTCTTATGGGATATATGAGAATAGTACATTTTAGCGCAGGCTTTATACTTGCTATTGGTATATTTTTACGTCTTATTTATGCATTCTTTGGTAATAACTATTCAAAACAAATTTTTGTTATTCCTATATGGCAAAAATCATGGTGGCATGGCCTCATAGGAGATTTTAGATGGTATTTATTTATAGATAAAACTCCACATGTCCACTACGACCATAACCCATTAGCTCAAGTAGGAATGTTTGGCTGTATTTTTCTTATTTTCTTCATGACATTCACTGGAATGGGAATGTTTATAATGAGTTCTGACAATCCATGGCTTGTCCATACATTTCATTGGGTTCTTGATGTTGCATACTGGGTTGGTGGGAATGGTATAGATCTCCATAACTGGCATAGACTTGGAATGCTCTTTATTATTGCATTTATCATTATCCACTTGTACATGGTAATACGTGAAGAAATAATGGGTAATACAACACTAGTTAGTGCTATGTTTAATGGATTTAAACTAGTTCGACTTATAAAACAACCCAAAAAGAATTAA
- a CDS encoding HyaD/HybD family hydrogenase maturation endopeptidase, with translation MESIIVLGLGNILYGDEGFGVRVAEQLYTRYDFPDNIEIIDAGTRGQALLQYVEKADRLLILDAVDFNMPPGKIIFKDNNEIPSYLTAHKMSLHQTSFSEIIGLASLQKLLPKEMVLLGVQPISLEYGTSLTPDVFHLLDKAVELALNQLLKWNITPQPAVTKKVFQAAGISLSNFNL, from the coding sequence ATGGAATCTATTATTGTTCTTGGATTAGGTAACATTCTATATGGAGATGAAGGTTTTGGTGTACGAGTAGCTGAACAGCTTTATACTCGTTATGATTTCCCTGATAATATAGAAATCATTGATGCAGGCACGCGAGGTCAAGCATTATTACAATATGTTGAAAAAGCAGATAGATTACTTATCCTTGATGCAGTAGATTTTAATATGCCACCAGGAAAAATTATTTTTAAAGATAACAATGAAATTCCCTCTTACCTTACAGCTCATAAAATGAGCTTACACCAAACAAGCTTTTCTGAGATTATTGGGTTAGCCAGCCTACAAAAACTATTACCTAAGGAAATGGTTTTACTAGGTGTCCAACCAATATCTTTAGAGTATGGAACCTCTTTAACTCCAGATGTTTTTCATCTATTGGATAAAGCTGTTGAACTTGCATTGAACCAACTATTAAAATGGAATATTACGCCACAACCAGCAGTAACAAAAAAAGTATTCCAAGCAGCAGGAATTTCTTTATCAAATTTTAATTTATAA
- a CDS encoding glycosyltransferase family 4 protein — MQILTITSSTNRSGGTRQAIYQTQEFAKRGYNARLCLPHDSTFWELPKKEQNPLWIALPENHSKQKIFIEKLLSETSPTVIHAFHNKAIKRIAWWGLSWKYKNVTCVAHRGVIYRPKNPLPYLSPAIKAFIPNSKACAKALRWHCPRKKIYIVPNGLPAERFTPTISQEEALKHIGISYIPKFLFGFVGNNKPQKGFDILLEAFSKAHIADAHLLTMGVKEEYWRPLCEQFHIAEQVHFLDHVEHISNYLQLCDAFIVPSRAMESSPNTLIEAMSMGLPIIATNAGGIPELVKGNGIIVPVADAKSMANALAHMLSNPAQREEWSKQSRLLSQQYSITTRCDTLEGIYHKIGAWSN, encoded by the coding sequence ATGCAAATTCTTACTATAACTTCTTCTACCAATAGGAGTGGTGGTACTCGTCAAGCAATATATCAAACTCAAGAATTTGCAAAGCGTGGGTATAATGCAAGGCTCTGCTTACCCCATGACTCAACTTTTTGGGAGTTACCAAAAAAAGAACAAAATCCTCTTTGGATTGCATTACCTGAAAATCATTCAAAACAAAAAATTTTTATAGAAAAATTATTATCTGAAACAAGCCCTACAGTTATTCATGCATTCCATAATAAAGCTATTAAACGTATTGCATGGTGGGGACTTTCATGGAAATATAAAAATGTAACATGTGTTGCACACCGAGGTGTCATTTATCGACCTAAAAACCCTCTGCCATACCTATCCCCTGCAATAAAAGCTTTTATACCTAATTCTAAAGCATGTGCTAAGGCACTCCGATGGCATTGTCCTCGTAAAAAAATCTATATTGTACCTAACGGGTTACCAGCCGAACGTTTCACTCCAACAATATCTCAAGAGGAAGCTCTCAAGCATATTGGAATTTCTTATATTCCTAAATTTTTATTTGGCTTTGTTGGAAATAACAAACCACAAAAAGGTTTCGACATATTATTAGAAGCGTTTTCAAAAGCACATATAGCTGATGCACACCTCTTAACCATGGGTGTAAAAGAAGAATACTGGCGTCCTCTATGCGAACAATTTCATATTGCAGAACAAGTACACTTTCTTGACCATGTAGAACATATTTCTAACTACTTACAACTCTGTGATGCTTTTATTGTTCCATCCCGAGCAATGGAATCTTCACCTAATACTCTTATTGAAGCAATGTCTATGGGACTTCCTATAATAGCTACAAATGCAGGAGGGATTCCTGAACTAGTTAAAGGGAATGGAATTATTGTTCCTGTAGCCGATGCAAAAAGTATGGCCAATGCATTAGCTCATATGCTCTCTAATCCTGCACAAAGGGAAGAATGGTCTAAACAAAGCCGTCTATTAAGTCAACAATATTCAATAACTACACGTTGTGATACACTAGAAGGGATTTATCATAAGATAGGAGCATGGTCTAACTAA
- the dtd gene encoding D-aminoacyl-tRNA deacylase → MRLVIQRVHHSRLYIDSNLTTEIGVGLVVLIGFGLVDECSLPNNNICLLFVEKLATLRIFPNKEGKFAHSLEDINGELLLVPQFTLYGDCHKGRRPSFHLAASGKVAKQFFITFYEQLCIRLPGKVQKGVFGADMDVYFENWGPVTILIDSEEYTS, encoded by the coding sequence ATGAGATTAGTTATTCAACGTGTTCATCACAGTCGATTGTATATTGATAGTAACCTCACTACAGAAATAGGAGTAGGTCTTGTTGTTCTAATTGGTTTTGGTCTTGTTGATGAGTGTTCATTACCTAATAATAATATTTGTTTATTATTTGTAGAAAAGCTTGCAACACTTCGAATATTTCCAAATAAAGAAGGGAAATTTGCTCATTCACTTGAAGATATCAATGGGGAGTTACTATTAGTACCTCAGTTTACTCTATATGGAGATTGCCATAAAGGAAGAAGGCCATCTTTTCATTTAGCTGCATCAGGAAAGGTTGCCAAACAGTTTTTTATAACATTTTATGAACAACTGTGTATACGTTTACCAGGAAAAGTTCAAAAGGGTGTTTTTGGAGCAGACATGGACGTATATTTTGAAAACTGGGGACCTGTAACTATTTTAATAGACTCAGAAGAGTATACATCATAG
- the ispD gene encoding 2-C-methyl-D-erythritol 4-phosphate cytidylyltransferase, which translates to METWALILAAGQGSRLLSTIGIAKQFFVWKGIPLYWQSVLQFMHCARIRGVVLVFPSEVKDNEEKVVDRLAAQYDLRLPYIVISGGKLRQDSVKNALNTLPKNCSHVLIHDAARPFISPKLINNVIEVLEAGAVGVVPGISVTDTIKQVIQGEVIVTRPREQLIAVQTPQGFHLKTIVEGHNRATLEKWTVTDDASLLELCGHTVQVINGEIENRKISFPQDLLYMVEQPKTTVPIVGYGYDVHKYVTEDQINQPIRSMRLGGISIPNAPNVVAHSDGDVLLHALMDALLGCIGGGDIGLHFPDSDKRYDGINSAILLDHVLTKVLESSIKIVHMDATIVAQLPKISQYREAIRSNLSRLLDLDLANVNIKATTEEGLGFTGECKGIKAIVIVTAIRIS; encoded by the coding sequence ATGGAGACTTGGGCTTTAATTTTAGCAGCAGGACAGGGTAGTCGGTTATTAAGTACAATAGGTATAGCAAAACAATTTTTTGTATGGAAAGGCATACCTCTTTACTGGCAATCTGTGCTGCAGTTTATGCATTGTGCAAGAATCCGTGGTGTTGTGTTGGTCTTTCCTTCAGAAGTAAAAGATAATGAAGAAAAAGTTGTTGATAGATTAGCAGCTCAGTATGATTTAAGACTTCCATATATAGTTATTTCTGGCGGGAAATTGCGTCAGGACTCAGTTAAAAATGCATTGAACACTCTCCCAAAAAACTGCTCTCATGTCCTTATTCATGATGCAGCTAGACCTTTTATCTCTCCAAAGTTGATTAATAATGTTATTGAAGTATTAGAAGCTGGAGCAGTTGGAGTAGTTCCAGGTATATCTGTTACAGATACAATTAAACAGGTTATTCAAGGAGAAGTTATAGTTACACGACCTAGGGAACAACTTATTGCTGTACAAACACCACAAGGTTTTCATTTAAAAACAATTGTTGAAGGGCATAATAGGGCTACATTAGAAAAGTGGACTGTCACAGATGATGCATCACTTCTTGAGTTGTGTGGGCATACTGTACAAGTTATTAATGGTGAAATAGAAAATAGGAAAATAAGTTTCCCTCAGGATTTATTATATATGGTCGAACAACCAAAAACTACAGTTCCTATAGTAGGGTATGGCTATGATGTTCATAAATATGTAACTGAAGATCAAATAAATCAGCCAATTCGTTCTATGAGATTGGGGGGAATATCTATTCCCAATGCACCAAACGTTGTTGCACACTCTGATGGAGATGTATTACTACATGCACTTATGGATGCATTGCTTGGCTGTATTGGAGGCGGAGATATTGGCCTTCATTTTCCTGACTCTGATAAGCGTTACGATGGAATAAATTCAGCTATTTTGCTTGATCATGTGCTAACAAAAGTATTGGAATCTTCTATAAAGATTGTCCATATGGATGCAACAATAGTTGCTCAACTTCCTAAGATTAGTCAATATCGTGAAGCTATTAGAAGTAATCTTTCAAGATTATTAGATCTTGATCTAGCAAATGTAAATATAAAGGCCACTACAGAAGAAGGTTTAGGTTTTACAGGAGAATGTAAAGGAATTAAAGCCATTGTTATTGTAACAGCTATTCGAATATCATAA
- a CDS encoding zinc ribbon domain-containing protein yields MSLYINQICQLVSLQHVDDAIYIVEEELIQAPKELETLAAKFESVDSQRTLVIEKLEHLKEREKRIHHEIEDDEGRIKRSKGKLMQVSNSREYQAMAREMDNMERLNRTREEERNTLLEEKQLQETTLAEIESLWTAIKEELELKKAGLDEYLKDAKNRLAELESSRSTTTSDIPRPILERYEFIRRRLSHPVIVPVTDGVCGGCHIVVPPQTYIELQGGHKIINCPNCQRLIYWSKHFSEEEIKQEPVEEIES; encoded by the coding sequence GTGAGTCTGTATATAAACCAAATATGTCAACTTGTATCGCTTCAACATGTAGATGATGCTATTTATATTGTAGAAGAAGAGCTTATACAAGCACCCAAAGAATTAGAAACACTTGCTGCTAAGTTTGAATCAGTAGATAGCCAGCGTACTCTTGTTATAGAAAAACTAGAACATCTTAAAGAAAGGGAAAAGCGTATTCATCATGAAATTGAAGATGATGAGGGACGTATAAAGAGAAGTAAAGGCAAATTAATGCAGGTTTCAAACTCTCGTGAATACCAAGCTATGGCACGAGAAATGGATAATATGGAGCGTCTTAATCGTACTCGTGAAGAAGAACGCAATACATTACTTGAAGAAAAGCAACTTCAAGAAACCACTCTTGCAGAAATAGAGTCTTTATGGACGGCAATAAAAGAAGAACTTGAACTTAAGAAAGCAGGTCTTGATGAATATTTAAAGGATGCAAAGAATCGTTTAGCAGAGCTAGAAAGTTCACGTTCAACGACTACAAGTGATATTCCTCGTCCTATACTTGAGCGCTACGAATTTATTCGACGTCGTTTATCACATCCTGTGATAGTTCCTGTCACAGATGGTGTTTGTGGTGGATGTCATATTGTTGTTCCTCCTCAAACATACATTGAACTACAAGGAGGACACAAGATTATTAATTGTCCTAATTGCCAGCGCCTAATTTATTGGAGTAAGCATTTTAGTGAAGAAGAGATTAAGCAGGAGCCTGTTGAAGAAATAGAGAGTTAA
- a CDS encoding Nif3-like dinuclear metal center hexameric protein, whose protein sequence is MNYNNIINIIEEVAPLSVAATWDNSGVQVASSQDEIFCLAVCLDPTPESVYKASELGANMILSHHPLGLRPRFPTIIDNYYSVLKLLLSKNILLYSAHTSLDANLYGPASWLAEVLELHECSVLESIHTTNGVSSQYGFGRIGHFSSPVPVENFCQRIYPLIGEAVPRLIGELPRQIYRVAFCPGAGAEYAAEAARQKADILITGDVKYHQALEFSLPVLDVGHFCLEEEMMRRFSQYLQSVLLDVTVVFVPTQDPLRSFCIKEN, encoded by the coding sequence ATGAACTATAATAATATTATTAATATAATAGAAGAGGTGGCTCCATTATCAGTTGCTGCTACATGGGATAACTCAGGTGTACAAGTTGCTTCAAGTCAAGATGAAATTTTTTGTCTTGCTGTATGCTTAGATCCAACTCCAGAATCGGTTTATAAAGCATCTGAGTTAGGAGCAAACATGATTTTATCACACCATCCATTAGGGTTGAGGCCTCGATTCCCAACTATTATTGATAATTATTATAGTGTGTTAAAGTTATTGTTATCTAAAAATATTTTGCTATATTCAGCACATACATCTCTTGATGCAAATCTTTACGGTCCTGCCTCATGGCTTGCTGAAGTATTAGAGTTACATGAATGTAGTGTGCTTGAATCTATTCATACGACTAATGGGGTGTCGTCTCAATATGGTTTTGGTCGTATTGGTCATTTTTCTTCACCTGTACCTGTTGAAAATTTTTGTCAACGTATATATCCATTGATAGGTGAAGCTGTACCAAGATTGATAGGTGAACTTCCAAGACAAATATATAGAGTAGCTTTTTGTCCTGGAGCTGGAGCAGAGTATGCTGCTGAAGCAGCTAGACAGAAGGCTGATATTTTGATTACTGGAGATGTGAAGTACCATCAAGCGTTAGAGTTTTCTTTACCTGTTTTAGATGTTGGACATTTCTGTCTTGAGGAAGAAATGATGCGTCGTTTTTCTCAATATTTACAGAGTGTTCTTTTAGATGTAACTGTGGTATTTGTACCAACTCAAGATCCATTACGTTCTTTTTGTATAAAAGAAAATTAG